One genomic segment of Stenotrophomonas sp. 704A1 includes these proteins:
- a CDS encoding DUF6094 domain-containing protein, producing MALMFPRLARNFSKNGYYPTDEPTLERALNALMPSDGPMCILDPCAGEGVAIAEAAHALGREQAKAFAVEFDAERARHARGLVDHCLHADLMDTMISKQSFGLLWLNPPYGDLSKDVNGNIGYQGQGRARFEKLFYQRSLSLLQYGGVLVFIVPGYVLDAELVGWLTRHYTDLRIYRAVETQFKQVVIFGRRVRQRELAPDGLKAVRNLLLQIGLGEVEAEELPSEWPFLPYIVPASPAEPEHFFRVTMEPEQFADEVGRLQGLWPSQDTHLGAAQQSLRPPARALSHWHLALALAAGAISGVVRSKTGRVLVVKGDTHKDKTLQREFTEREDGSIAETRILTDKFVPVIRAWDMTPGSATRGEVLTIR from the coding sequence ATGGCCCTCATGTTCCCGCGGCTCGCCCGCAATTTCTCCAAGAACGGGTACTACCCGACCGACGAACCCACGCTCGAAAGAGCCCTCAACGCACTGATGCCCAGCGATGGCCCGATGTGCATCCTCGATCCCTGCGCCGGCGAAGGCGTGGCGATCGCCGAAGCCGCTCATGCTCTCGGGCGCGAGCAAGCCAAGGCGTTCGCCGTCGAGTTCGACGCGGAGCGGGCACGCCATGCCCGCGGCCTGGTCGATCATTGCCTGCACGCGGACCTGATGGACACGATGATCTCAAAGCAGTCGTTCGGGCTGCTCTGGCTCAACCCACCGTATGGCGATCTGTCCAAGGACGTCAACGGCAACATCGGCTATCAGGGCCAGGGCCGTGCCCGCTTCGAGAAGCTCTTCTATCAGCGCAGCCTCTCGCTATTGCAGTATGGCGGCGTGCTGGTCTTCATCGTCCCTGGCTACGTGCTCGACGCCGAGCTGGTCGGCTGGCTGACACGCCACTACACGGACCTACGCATCTACCGAGCGGTGGAAACGCAGTTCAAGCAGGTGGTGATCTTCGGCCGCAGGGTGCGCCAGCGCGAGCTGGCACCCGATGGTCTCAAGGCCGTGCGCAATCTGCTGCTGCAGATCGGGCTTGGTGAAGTCGAAGCCGAGGAACTGCCGAGCGAATGGCCGTTCCTGCCGTACATCGTCCCCGCCAGTCCGGCCGAGCCGGAGCATTTCTTCCGCGTGACGATGGAGCCAGAGCAGTTCGCCGATGAAGTCGGCCGGCTGCAAGGCCTCTGGCCGTCGCAGGACACGCACCTGGGGGCCGCGCAGCAGTCGCTGCGTCCACCGGCGCGTGCCTTGTCCCACTGGCATCTCGCCCTGGCTCTGGCCGCGGGCGCGATCTCGGGGGTTGTGCGCTCCAAGACCGGGCGCGTGCTCGTCGTCAAAGGTGACACCCACAAGGACAAGACGCTCCAGCGGGAATTCACCGAACGCGAAGACGGCTCCATCGCCGAGACCCGCATCCTCACCGACAAGTTCGTGCCCGTCATCCGCGCGTGGGACATGACGCCCGGCTCCGCCACGCGGGGCGAGGTGTTGACCATCCGCTGA
- a CDS encoding DUF3275 family protein, with protein MAVTSAPDQSGSPITVPGQLTLRTIRGRNGPFNVGRLVTPIGKFAVKDAELEQYPEGKYDGEFVIRYIFPKSYPVGDGMRFEIRANLDGMTLNGIDKLSRDEARSFTTQEVDPLDEELGAQPASTPAKPAKASRPAKPASVQASADPLIDTTPFGVDAPPPAAAAAPGSTEDGDAALFGLLWPLGESVKLDSTIDRRTLRAQIARLGELGYALDFKTQEWSRQAELQPA; from the coding sequence ATGGCAGTCACATCGGCGCCCGACCAATCGGGTTCGCCCATCACCGTCCCAGGCCAACTCACGCTGCGCACGATCCGCGGAAGAAACGGCCCTTTCAACGTCGGCCGACTTGTCACCCCCATCGGCAAGTTCGCGGTGAAGGATGCGGAGCTGGAGCAGTACCCCGAAGGCAAGTACGACGGGGAGTTCGTCATCCGCTACATCTTCCCGAAGTCCTATCCCGTCGGCGACGGCATGCGGTTCGAGATCCGTGCCAACCTGGACGGGATGACGCTCAACGGCATCGACAAACTGAGCCGTGACGAGGCACGCAGCTTCACCACCCAGGAAGTCGATCCGCTCGATGAAGAACTGGGCGCGCAGCCTGCGTCAACGCCGGCCAAGCCCGCCAAGGCATCCAGACCCGCCAAGCCCGCATCCGTGCAGGCGTCCGCGGACCCGCTGATCGATACCACGCCTTTTGGTGTGGATGCCCCGCCGCCCGCTGCGGCTGCTGCCCCCGGCAGCACCGAAGATGGCGACGCCGCGCTGTTCGGGCTGCTCTGGCCGCTGGGAGAGTCCGTGAAACTGGATTCGACCATCGACCGCCGCACCCTGCGCGCGCAGATCGCCCGCCTGGGTGAACTGGGCTACGCGCTGGACTTCAAGACGCAGGAGTGGAGCCGCCAGGCCGAACTGCAACCTGCGTGA
- a CDS encoding DUF3577 domain-containing protein, whose protein sequence is MSTTSNEKSYFDLHTSGIGYIQRVREVPVRGGRRAQPFLACTIAALVGSAKDPSYRYFDVKVSGAEAKKLVERYIGVDDPKQRPLVRFRLGDLWGDAYIRDKGEHKGQAAASLKARLLKAEPLDRAELASIKLHELITRGIGYLSRPKDVSPKDGDPFLSCCVAALAGPVGEPEYRYFDTIVATPEAEHLVRRCVQAIEGDRKVLIAFRLNDMKIDPYIRTKGERAGEPGASLESTLVHIGLIKIDGTQVYPTSQAQAEAPQAEDAPAPEAEVAADTAADQPVEPAVREPAGEVEEQEPALAASF, encoded by the coding sequence ATGAGCACCACGTCCAACGAGAAATCGTATTTCGACCTCCACACCTCGGGCATCGGCTACATCCAGCGTGTCCGCGAGGTTCCCGTCCGGGGCGGCCGCCGTGCGCAGCCCTTCCTGGCATGCACCATCGCCGCGCTGGTCGGCTCCGCCAAGGACCCCAGCTACCGCTACTTCGACGTCAAGGTCTCGGGTGCCGAGGCCAAGAAACTGGTCGAGCGCTACATCGGCGTTGACGATCCCAAGCAGCGGCCGCTGGTGCGCTTCCGCCTCGGCGACCTCTGGGGCGATGCGTACATCCGCGACAAGGGTGAGCACAAGGGCCAGGCCGCCGCGTCTCTGAAGGCGCGACTGCTGAAGGCCGAGCCGCTTGACCGGGCCGAACTGGCTTCGATCAAGCTGCACGAGCTGATCACCCGCGGCATCGGCTACCTCAGCCGCCCGAAGGACGTCTCCCCCAAGGATGGCGATCCGTTCCTGTCGTGCTGCGTCGCGGCGCTGGCCGGACCTGTCGGTGAACCGGAATATCGGTACTTCGACACCATCGTCGCCACCCCTGAAGCCGAGCACCTGGTTCGCCGGTGCGTGCAGGCCATCGAAGGGGACCGCAAGGTGCTGATCGCCTTCCGTCTGAACGACATGAAGATCGATCCGTACATCCGCACCAAGGGCGAGCGCGCCGGGGAACCGGGAGCGAGCCTGGAATCGACGCTGGTCCACATCGGTCTCATCAAGATCGACGGCACCCAGGTCTATCCGACGAGCCAGGCGCAAGCCGAGGCGCCGCAAGCCGAGGACGCACCCGCGCCCGAAGCCGAGGTTGCCGCCGACACCGCTGCCGACCAGCCTGTCGAGCCCGCCGTGCGCGAGCCCGCAGGTGAAGTCGAGGAGCAGGAGCCGGCATTGGCTGCTTCGTTCTGA
- a CDS encoding DUF3085 domain-containing protein, translated as MSLRFKGSDLRPVLAEAVANQCRVVLAKDQGVYFLAEQGERRPDGRVKLLAYAVGCNPDTDPFDGWWELARAELGGDDFGEFFDPKEGVFARILRGMDDLMLSATTTHLSLEVVPSM; from the coding sequence ATGTCACTGCGATTCAAAGGTTCCGACCTGCGCCCCGTGCTGGCCGAGGCCGTTGCCAACCAATGCCGCGTCGTCCTCGCCAAGGACCAGGGCGTGTACTTCCTCGCCGAGCAGGGAGAGCGCCGTCCCGATGGCCGCGTGAAGCTGCTGGCCTATGCCGTCGGCTGCAACCCGGATACCGACCCGTTTGACGGCTGGTGGGAACTGGCGCGTGCCGAGCTGGGTGGCGACGACTTCGGCGAGTTCTTCGATCCGAAGGAAGGCGTCTTCGCCCGCATCCTGCGCGGCATGGACGATCTGATGCTATCCGCCACCACGACGCACCTGTCGCTGGAGGTGGTGCCATCGATGTAG
- a CDS encoding DUF5983 family protein, with translation MSQKPNPFHRGYWNLKIVRTLCISYEDGSPHVWRNIHASQQHLSDEELVSSSCIVANDFAVVSDGREAVNAEVLAECDAGEGVSGEGVIGAVVYAIHGEDFDGRPVHVGDAYSAEAAREAMQRLSFETGYYSRCWEISREHITVDSWHYLAGLADIATPEAMLFIAFRVPYSPAIGVKLISTPWTDQNLEHAEGITAEQLRQEHRNKGMPDDLANILELAGQADVRILILDADAPALLGLPLAEG, from the coding sequence ATGTCCCAGAAACCCAATCCCTTTCACCGTGGCTACTGGAATCTGAAAATCGTCCGCACGCTGTGCATCAGCTACGAGGACGGAAGCCCGCATGTCTGGCGCAACATCCACGCGAGCCAGCAACACCTCTCCGACGAGGAACTGGTTTCATCGTCCTGCATCGTCGCCAACGATTTCGCCGTGGTCAGCGATGGCCGCGAAGCCGTGAACGCCGAGGTACTGGCCGAATGCGATGCCGGTGAAGGCGTCAGCGGCGAAGGTGTGATCGGTGCCGTGGTCTATGCCATCCATGGCGAGGACTTCGACGGCCGCCCAGTCCACGTCGGTGACGCCTATTCGGCCGAGGCCGCGCGGGAAGCGATGCAGCGCCTGAGTTTCGAGACCGGCTACTACAGCCGGTGCTGGGAAATCAGCCGTGAGCACATCACGGTCGATAGCTGGCACTACCTCGCCGGCCTGGCGGACATCGCCACGCCGGAGGCCATGTTGTTCATCGCCTTCCGTGTGCCGTACAGCCCGGCGATCGGCGTCAAGCTGATTTCCACGCCCTGGACGGACCAGAACCTGGAGCACGCCGAGGGCATCACCGCCGAGCAGCTTCGACAGGAGCACCGGAACAAGGGCATGCCGGACGACCTGGCGAACATCCTTGAACTGGCTGGCCAGGCCGATGTGCGCATCCTCATCCTCGATGCAGACGCACCCGCGTTGCTGGGCCTGCCGCTGGCCGAGGGCTAG
- a CDS encoding DNA cytosine methyltransferase, protein MTAIARQVRAGTVPAPDILVGGTPCQSFSVAGSRRGLDDPRGALSLAYVELANAIDQTRQQDSRPAATLVWENVPGVLNDRSNAFGHFLGALAGESRALQPPGEKWAYAGCVSGPRRRIAWRVLDAQYFGVAQRRKRVFLVASGGDDLDPAEVLFERAGLLGDSCAGSAPWQEAACTAEPSVDPADGYAGLKQPCGKVTTTFGFSNGRGPTDLAASLMAGGPKHDICTETYLVQSVAGNISHTLDTANNGKGSSEDGTGKGVPIIAFIAQGSGADATLDLTPTLRAGGHCNSHANAGVVPAIAFAQNNRGEVRFESGHGQVACTVLSNGKPGYGVPMVACVSLHGREQGLAAELGGSVAGALRTSGGGADKPYVLAPDFEAHFRYDWNDPGPGDWSHWRVRRLMPVECERLQGMPDDYTLIPYRGKPAADAPRYKAIGNSMAVPCMAWLGQRLVQYLHKTGSTASD, encoded by the coding sequence ATGACCGCGATCGCCCGCCAGGTGCGTGCCGGCACTGTGCCAGCGCCCGACATCCTGGTCGGCGGCACGCCGTGCCAGTCGTTCAGCGTTGCAGGTAGCCGTCGCGGGCTGGATGACCCGCGCGGTGCCCTTTCCCTTGCCTATGTGGAGCTTGCCAATGCCATCGACCAAACCCGCCAACAAGACAGCCGCCCGGCGGCCACGCTCGTCTGGGAAAACGTCCCAGGCGTACTCAACGACCGCAGCAATGCCTTCGGGCATTTCCTGGGCGCACTGGCCGGAGAAAGCCGTGCGCTCCAGCCGCCAGGGGAAAAATGGGCGTACGCTGGTTGTGTGTCTGGACCCCGCCGCCGCATCGCCTGGCGCGTGCTCGATGCTCAATATTTCGGTGTCGCCCAACGCCGCAAGCGTGTGTTTCTTGTGGCAAGTGGTGGAGATGACCTCGATCCCGCAGAAGTACTTTTTGAGCGCGCAGGCCTGCTCGGGGATTCTTGTGCGGGCAGCGCGCCGTGGCAAGAAGCTGCCTGCACTGCTGAACCTAGTGTTGACCCAGCAGACGGATATGCAGGACTGAAGCAGCCCTGCGGCAAGGTCACGACGACGTTTGGGTTCAGCAATGGGCGTGGCCCGACCGATCTTGCAGCCAGTTTGATGGCTGGCGGCCCGAAGCACGACATCTGCACCGAGACCTACTTGGTGCAATCCGTCGCAGGCAACATCAGCCACACCCTCGACACCGCCAACAACGGCAAGGGCAGCAGCGAGGACGGCACCGGCAAGGGTGTTCCGATCATCGCCTTCATCGCGCAGGGCAGCGGCGCCGATGCCACGCTCGACCTGACACCGACGTTGCGCGCTGGCGGCCATTGCAACAGCCATGCGAACGCCGGGGTCGTGCCCGCCATCGCGTTCGCGCAGAACAACCGCGGTGAAGTGCGCTTCGAGTCGGGCCATGGCCAGGTCGCTTGCACCGTGCTGTCCAACGGCAAGCCGGGCTACGGCGTACCTATGGTGGCCTGCGTGTCTCTGCACGGCCGCGAGCAGGGTCTTGCCGCCGAGCTGGGCGGCAGCGTAGCGGGCGCACTGCGCACCAGCGGCGGCGGCGCGGACAAGCCCTATGTCCTGGCTCCCGACTTCGAGGCGCATTTCCGCTACGACTGGAACGACCCTGGCCCCGGCGACTGGTCGCATTGGCGGGTGCGGCGGCTGATGCCCGTGGAGTGCGAGCGGCTGCAAGGCATGCCCGACGACTACACGCTGATCCCGTACCGCGGCAAGCCCGCTGCAGATGCTCCGCGCTACAAGGCGATCGGCAACTCCATGGCCGTCCCGTGCATGGCGTGGCTGGGCCAGCGCCTGGTGCAGTACCTGCACAAGACGGGCTCGACCGCTTCGGATTGA
- a CDS encoding DNA topoisomerase III, whose protein sequence is MRLFLCEKPSQGKDIGRILGATQRGEGCLSGSGVTVTWCIGHLVEAAAPEVYDAALKRWSLEQLPIVPQQWRVEVKPKTATQFKVVKALLAKATHLVIATDADREGELIAREIIDLCGYRGPIERLWLSALNDASIRTALGKLRPSSDTLPMYYSALARSRADWLVGMNLSRLFTVLGRQAGYDGVLSVGRVQTPTLKLVVDRDREIAAFKSVPFWAIDVSLSAGGQAFSAQWVPPDGCTDDAGRCLQQPVAQQAAQQIRAAGSAQVVFVETEHMREGPPLLFDLGTLQEVCSKQLGLDVQETLEIAQSLYETHKATTYPRSDSGYLPESMFAEVPTVLDSLLKTDPSLRPIMGQLDRSQRSRAWNDGKVTAHHGIIPTLEPANLSAMSEKELAVYRLIRAHYLAQFLPHHEFDRTVAKLSCDQQKLVATGKQVIVKGWRLVLAEPQADEDGEATARSQVLPVLREGMACQVTEAEIKALKTMPPKPYTQGELVKSMKGVAKLVTDPRLKQKLKDTVGIGTEATRANIISGLIARSYLVKKGRSIRASDAAFTLIDAVPAAIADPGTTAVWEQALDMIEAGQLTLDVFIGKQAAWISQLIAQYGSTSLSIKVPQGPACPQCGAPTRQRTGKTGPFWSCSRYPDCKGTLPVESGASKRGASRSLRLYGSSGRKGS, encoded by the coding sequence ATGCGGCTGTTCTTGTGCGAGAAGCCCTCCCAGGGCAAAGACATTGGCCGGATTCTCGGCGCGACGCAGCGCGGTGAAGGCTGTCTCAGCGGCTCCGGCGTCACCGTCACCTGGTGCATTGGCCATCTCGTAGAAGCAGCAGCTCCCGAGGTCTATGACGCGGCGCTCAAGCGCTGGTCGCTGGAGCAGTTGCCCATCGTTCCCCAGCAGTGGCGGGTCGAGGTCAAACCGAAGACCGCCACGCAATTCAAGGTCGTCAAAGCGCTTCTGGCGAAGGCGACCCATTTGGTCATCGCCACCGATGCCGACCGCGAGGGAGAGCTGATCGCCCGCGAGATCATCGACCTGTGCGGTTACCGCGGCCCCATCGAACGGCTGTGGTTGTCGGCGCTCAACGATGCGTCGATCCGCACCGCGCTCGGCAAGTTGCGGCCCTCATCCGACACGCTGCCGATGTACTACTCGGCGCTTGCGCGCTCACGCGCCGACTGGCTCGTGGGCATGAACCTCAGCCGGTTGTTCACGGTGCTCGGGCGTCAGGCCGGCTACGACGGCGTGCTGTCCGTCGGGCGCGTGCAGACGCCGACCCTGAAGCTCGTCGTGGACCGCGACCGCGAGATCGCGGCCTTCAAGTCGGTGCCGTTCTGGGCCATCGACGTGTCCCTGTCTGCGGGTGGACAGGCTTTCAGCGCGCAGTGGGTTCCGCCCGATGGCTGCACCGACGACGCTGGCCGCTGCCTGCAACAGCCGGTTGCCCAGCAAGCCGCGCAACAGATCCGCGCTGCGGGTAGCGCTCAGGTGGTGTTTGTCGAGACCGAACACATGCGTGAAGGCCCGCCGCTGCTGTTCGACCTGGGCACCTTGCAGGAGGTCTGTTCCAAACAGCTTGGGCTGGATGTTCAAGAAACCCTGGAGATCGCCCAGTCCCTGTACGAGACCCACAAGGCCACTACGTACCCGCGTTCCGATTCAGGCTACCTGCCCGAAAGCATGTTTGCCGAGGTGCCCACTGTTCTGGACAGCCTGCTCAAGACCGATCCCTCGCTGCGCCCGATCATGGGCCAGCTCGACCGCTCCCAGCGCTCGCGCGCCTGGAACGACGGCAAAGTGACGGCGCACCATGGCATCATTCCCACCTTGGAACCCGCGAACCTCTCGGCCATGAGCGAGAAGGAACTGGCGGTGTACCGGCTGATCCGCGCGCACTACCTGGCGCAGTTCCTCCCTCACCACGAGTTCGACCGCACTGTCGCCAAGCTGTCCTGCGACCAGCAGAAGCTGGTGGCCACCGGAAAACAGGTGATCGTCAAGGGCTGGCGCCTGGTGCTGGCCGAGCCGCAAGCGGACGAGGACGGTGAAGCCACGGCACGCAGCCAGGTACTCCCCGTGCTGCGCGAAGGCATGGCGTGTCAGGTGACCGAGGCCGAGATCAAGGCGCTCAAGACGATGCCGCCCAAGCCTTACACGCAGGGCGAGCTGGTCAAATCCATGAAGGGGGTCGCCAAGCTGGTGACGGACCCGCGCCTGAAGCAGAAGCTCAAGGATACGGTCGGCATCGGCACAGAGGCCACGCGGGCCAACATCATCAGCGGGTTGATCGCCCGCAGCTACCTTGTGAAGAAAGGACGCTCCATTCGCGCATCGGATGCAGCGTTCACCCTGATCGACGCCGTACCCGCGGCGATTGCAGACCCCGGCACGACGGCAGTGTGGGAACAGGCGCTCGACATGATCGAGGCTGGTCAGCTCACCCTGGATGTGTTTATCGGCAAGCAGGCCGCATGGATTTCGCAACTGATCGCGCAGTACGGCAGCACCTCGCTGTCCATCAAGGTTCCCCAGGGACCCGCTTGCCCGCAGTGCGGCGCACCCACGCGCCAGCGCACCGGCAAGACCGGCCCCTTCTGGTCGTGCAGTCGCTACCCCGACTGCAAAGGTACGCTGCCGGTCGAATCCGGCGCGTCCAAACGCGGAGCCTCGCGATCTCTACGCCTTTATGGCAGTAGCGGCCGCAAAGGCTCTTGA
- a CDS encoding single-stranded DNA-binding protein, translating to MSTHFSGEGNIGSPPEYREFPNGNDEPSRLLRLNVYFDNPIPKKDGTFEDRGGFWAPVEIWHRDAAHWKDLYQKGMRVLVVGRMEREPWTDNEDQPRETWQINARSVGILPFRIESVALSPRQQEAAQDAQPKPPAAQEPTAPKEPKRRK from the coding sequence ATGAGTACGCATTTTTCTGGCGAGGGCAACATCGGCTCGCCCCCCGAGTACCGGGAGTTCCCCAACGGCAACGACGAGCCCAGCCGCCTTCTGCGCCTGAACGTCTATTTCGACAACCCCATTCCCAAGAAGGATGGCACCTTCGAGGATCGCGGCGGCTTCTGGGCGCCGGTGGAAATCTGGCACCGCGACGCCGCGCACTGGAAGGACCTCTACCAGAAGGGCATGCGCGTGCTGGTCGTCGGCCGGATGGAGCGCGAACCTTGGACGGACAACGAGGATCAGCCGCGCGAGACCTGGCAGATCAACGCGCGCAGCGTCGGCATCCTGCCGTTCCGCATCGAGTCCGTAGCCCTCAGCCCCAGGCAGCAAGAGGCCGCGCAGGATGCGCAGCCGAAACCCCCGGCCGCCCAGGAACCGACCGCGCCGAAGGAGCCGAAGCGCAGGAAGTGA
- a CDS encoding DUF3158 family protein: MSDPNRDTRYFRPLQQTAFMQLEHAASQKGLLKPFKGKGDLEAWASQCFAMRDELIGLAQRQVLQQALGHPFHLLPIELAQQTTGAGTAFLRWRKHDRSAMGVALWQELMASTSTPVNLLADLHAIELQRITLNMQISLLHTLGRLAQECASKATEAEDAYLRRLKSIPPALRDQ; this comes from the coding sequence ATGAGCGACCCAAACCGCGACACCCGCTACTTCCGCCCTCTGCAACAGACAGCCTTCATGCAGTTGGAACACGCAGCCTCTCAAAAAGGCCTTTTAAAGCCCTTTAAGGGTAAAGGGGACTTGGAGGCCTGGGCCAGCCAGTGCTTCGCCATGCGCGACGAGTTGATTGGCTTGGCGCAGCGACAGGTGCTGCAACAAGCCCTCGGGCATCCCTTCCACCTGCTCCCCATCGAACTGGCCCAGCAGACAACTGGCGCAGGCACGGCGTTTCTTCGCTGGCGCAAGCACGACCGCTCGGCCATGGGCGTGGCACTGTGGCAGGAGCTGATGGCGAGTACCAGCACGCCGGTCAACCTGCTGGCCGACTTGCACGCCATCGAGCTGCAGCGCATCACGCTGAACATGCAGATCAGCCTGTTGCACACCTTGGGCAGGCTGGCCCAGGAGTGTGCCAGCAAGGCCACCGAGGCGGAAGACGCTTACCTGCGTCGGCTCAAGTCCATCCCACCCGCACTGCGCGATCAGTGA
- a CDS encoding PFL_4669 family integrating conjugative element protein, whose protein sequence is MATTNEPLQLNLGSLRSAMSLTLHTHHASRIWHGRAAAEGRPGIVGLNGYIAQMNKMRRGSEQDDPYSDFWMLRIEDKLDQTKATLQSLREQVDQALASVPPALTLGENLNVQPVKLPLFVNAQLGFAAVYLLADYDDIARKLILAHHTALIDRSTLERWLNEGAHALRSLFSLAQQYRYSGCTRDDFAAKNAAARAALEKFGEMPPDVLEGTRRSKFAPPIMRRGLQQRGDGPAAAASPSDEAAAPEATAGEDAQA, encoded by the coding sequence ATGGCAACCACCAACGAACCCCTGCAACTGAATCTCGGCTCCTTGCGCAGCGCGATGTCGCTGACGCTGCACACGCACCACGCCTCGCGCATCTGGCACGGCCGCGCCGCCGCCGAAGGGCGACCGGGCATCGTCGGCCTGAACGGCTACATCGCCCAGATGAACAAGATGCGGCGCGGCTCGGAGCAGGACGACCCGTACAGCGACTTCTGGATGCTCCGCATCGAGGACAAGCTCGACCAGACCAAGGCCACGCTGCAATCGCTGCGCGAACAGGTGGACCAGGCCCTGGCGAGCGTGCCGCCGGCACTCACCCTGGGCGAAAACCTCAACGTCCAGCCGGTCAAGCTGCCGCTGTTCGTCAATGCGCAGCTCGGCTTTGCCGCCGTGTACCTGCTCGCCGACTACGACGATATCGCCCGCAAGCTGATCCTCGCGCACCACACCGCGCTGATCGATCGCTCGACGCTCGAACGCTGGCTCAACGAAGGCGCGCATGCACTGCGCAGCCTGTTCTCGCTGGCCCAGCAGTACCGCTACTCGGGCTGCACCCGCGACGACTTCGCCGCCAAGAATGCCGCAGCGCGGGCGGCGTTGGAAAAGTTCGGCGAGATGCCGCCGGACGTGCTGGAGGGCACGCGCCGCTCGAAGTTCGCGCCGCCCATCATGCGCCGTGGCCTGCAGCAGCGCGGTGACGGTCCTGCCGCAGCCGCATCGCCCAGCGACGAGGCCGCCGCCCCCGAAGCGACGGCCGGCGAGGACGCGCAGGCATGA
- a CDS encoding STY4528 family pathogenicity island replication protein, with amino-acid sequence MAVDDTAPRRGPIALADLFDAALKDLVPKPNADAPPPTPTPVAMPTGPASGDAFLFSGNRHETVPRRLFLDRRLTPLERNAWQVFRLMLNDDGVTAFPTYEQLRPWLASMPCAGQASHETVARALTLLRLTRWLSLVRRRRDAKTGRILGNLYVLHDEPLTPFEAMQLDPDYLQLVSQALGHSAKAVQIVGLHTLKEIGEDPMLAGRTLPSRLQVLAERLASQGVGAHESYPQEDATHESEEGATSLLRNPDDPTSESEAGSKPAPDASLRNPKQARTVRSSRINEVRTTAQAQAHARALGDLQWPKRFAELKAEQQTGARVALQQVDAALRQAVLDEWAARCSNHGIRNPAGYLFGIIQRAIHGEFNAWAKKDAPSAPVAPNERPPPPAPPPSQPQGKPVPPEVARQHIERLRNLLASK; translated from the coding sequence ATGGCCGTGGACGACACCGCACCACGTCGTGGCCCCATCGCACTCGCAGACCTGTTCGACGCTGCGCTGAAAGACCTTGTGCCCAAGCCCAACGCCGACGCGCCCCCGCCCACACCTACACCTGTCGCGATGCCCACTGGTCCGGCGTCTGGCGATGCCTTCCTGTTCAGCGGCAACCGGCACGAGACCGTACCGCGACGGCTGTTCCTCGACCGCCGCCTGACGCCGCTGGAGCGCAATGCCTGGCAGGTCTTCCGGCTGATGCTCAACGACGATGGCGTGACGGCGTTCCCGACGTATGAACAGCTTCGGCCCTGGCTGGCGTCGATGCCCTGCGCCGGGCAAGCCTCGCACGAAACCGTGGCGCGAGCACTGACGCTGCTGCGGCTGACTCGATGGCTGAGCCTGGTGCGGCGACGGCGCGACGCCAAGACCGGCCGCATCCTCGGCAACCTCTATGTCCTGCACGACGAGCCGCTGACCCCCTTTGAAGCGATGCAGCTCGACCCGGACTACCTGCAACTCGTCAGCCAAGCGCTCGGCCATTCGGCCAAAGCCGTGCAGATCGTAGGCCTGCACACCCTCAAGGAAATCGGCGAAGACCCGATGCTGGCCGGGCGCACCCTGCCATCGAGGCTGCAAGTCCTGGCCGAACGCCTCGCCAGCCAGGGCGTCGGGGCGCACGAAAGTTATCCACAGGAGGACGCCACGCACGAATCCGAAGAAGGGGCGACGAGCCTTCTTCGGAATCCTGACGATCCCACTTCGGAATCCGAAGCAGGGTCGAAACCCGCGCCAGACGCCTCTCTTCGGAATCCGAAGCAGGCCCGTACAGTACGTAGTAGTCGTATTAATGAAGTACGTACTACCGCGCAGGCACAAGCGCATGCGCGCGCGCTGGGCGACCTGCAATGGCCCAAACGCTTCGCGGAACTGAAGGCAGAGCAGCAGACAGGTGCGAGGGTGGCACTACAGCAGGTCGATGCTGCGCTGAGGCAGGCCGTGCTGGACGAATGGGCTGCACGATGCAGCAACCATGGCATCCGCAATCCTGCAGGGTATCTGTTCGGCATCATCCAGCGGGCCATCCATGGCGAGTTCAACGCCTGGGCCAAGAAGGACGCGCCATCGGCGCCCGTTGCGCCGAACGAGCGGCCGCCACCACCAGCACCGCCACCATCCCAGCCGCAGGGCAAGCCTGTGCCGCCAGAAGTCGCCAGGCAGCACATCGAGCGGCTGCGCAACCTGCTCGCCAGCAAGTGA